The nucleotide window GTGTGAGTTGCGGCAGTCAGAACGTTTGGGCTGTGGACAGTCGAGGAATAGTTTACTTCAGAGTGGGAACCCAGCCCTTAAACCCCAGCATGATGCTACCTGCCTGGATCCATATAGACCCGCCTGTACAGGTAAGTCACACTGGATCCAGATAAAACCACCTTTACAGGTAATACACACAGAACCAACAGGTAACTGTGACATCATGCCTCTGCAGCCAATAGGAGTGCAGCTGGTCAATATCCAGACAAGTCCTAATGACCGTCTCCTCTGGGCTCTGGACAACAGAGGAAGCGTCTTCGTCAGAACTGGACTCAGTGATGAGATGCCGGTGGGAACTGACTGGGACCTGGCACCAGGTACGAgttcatgtgtacagtgtttgCAGATCGGTACACTGTGCATGTTTGCACACTGTGTGTAcattgtgtacatgtgtgtgttccagGCCTAGCTGTCACTCAGCTGGTCCTCAGCTCTCGGACCGTTTGGGTTCGTTGTGTAAATGGAGAAGTCGCTCGTCGTTACGGCATCTCGGACCAAAACCCTGCTGGAGACTACTGGAAGAAGATCCCTGGGAACGCCAACTGGTTAACTGGTGAGACTGGCTCCTACTGGTTTATactaatgctgcgttcacaccaaaagcgaagcgaattattCGCGCAAGTAGATTTCATGCAAAGTCGATGCACAGACGCGACAGGTCGCGAATGACGCAAATTTTAAACTGGGGGcgagagggttagggttagcgaAAGATGCGGCGCGTGGGACACAAATTGCACAACGCTGTTTTGCGAAAGGCAATCAGCGctgagatgctccgctcgtcatcaccgccgtcctgctgccaaagtGTGAATAAActgccagagacacacacagctgagactgaacACCTGTAAGTTAGTTGTGTAACCGAGAGACGCACCGAGCCGACACAtcaggtcatcagaccggctgctggtccgcctgaagcagcgcGGGAAGCCGCCatcatccagacgcacttcctgaaggagtcggtgaaattcaagttgtgtgcggcgacggatgatgtcatgaacccgaaCACAACACCGTTTACCGTTGTGACGTTTGTGtaaatcacacaacaaataaagagtagaaatagtggttatttatttccatggtggttAGTGGAAATGATAACCGTCTTTACGGAGACAAGTAACggagatgcgtgtgtgtgtacatctttatcTCTCTGCAGTGACTCCAGAAGATGAGTTGTGGGCAGTGACTGTGATTGGGGGATTGTCACGTCGTCTGACTAAGCTCCTCCCACAAACTCCCCGTTGGCCCGCCCCCTCAGCATCCTCACTCAGTGGGGACGACATCGACGACGAATGGGAGCTCATTTGACGATGTCATTGTGATGTCACCGCTGTCATTTTCTTACGTTGAGGTTTTTGAAATCCAAACAAGTGGATGCCAGGTGGTTTCTGGGAAATGAAGGGAATTGAGacattgttttaaaagaaagCACTTTAAAAAGAAGGCAAACTAGACCTTAATGGTTCTGACTGTGGTTGTTGAAGGCATCAATGGGACGTTTTCACATTCTACCCATGTTTCATTCATGCTATTTTAAATGAGCTAAAACTTTGATCTGGTTTAAACTGGTTCAAGCTGGTTTAAACTGGAAATTGATTTGTGCTTTTTGACCACGTTCAGGGTTTGGAAATGGTAGAGATGTAATATCCTGGTTCAGTCTGGTGGGGTTAAGCTGAGTTAGACCGTGTTAAGACAAGTTGACTTTAATAGACCCTGTTGGACTCTAATGGAACCTTGTGGACTTTAGTGCACTATAATGTCTTAAGTGGACTCAAATAGACTATAGTAGACTCTCATGGACCCTAGTGAGACTAAAGTAGACTCCAATGGACTCTGATAGACTAATGGATCCTGGCGGACTATATTAGCCTAATGGACCCTGAAGGACTATAATGGACTCTAAGAGACCATGGTGGATTGTAGTAGTTTCTAATGCACCCTGGTGGACTATAGTAGACTGATGGACTCTAATATACTATATTGGACTCTCATTGACCCTCTGGTGAACAAGCATTGAGGTTCAGGTCTAGGGTCTGAAATGGTTTAATATTTTGAAGAACTTCTAActtgtcctcagcatcctcttcctcatactaatagttgccatggaaacgtgTACAGGTGTGACTATGTTGTGATGTCGTCCCGATGTCAGCTCATTGGTTGATGATTAATAAGAATTCAGTGTAACCTCACCTGTTTTATGATAACGTTCATTATCCTAACAAAGTTCAAATACACGGGTTACAGCGTATTAACTGAAACTGATGTTTGAAATCTTTGGCTCACATAAACACGTAAATCCAATAAACTGCTGCCATTTCCCTTTAATAATCTCAATGTTCGAGATCTTTCATGGATTCAactttgaaaaacacatttcgtTGCTGATGAAATAAAGGTTCTTGCTGTGGCTCTGACTGGCCCGGGTCCGTAGAAATGTCCCTAAATGAGCAAATCCTCAAAAGAcaggttttaatgtttttatacaAGTATTAACAGATCATTGAATCTCACAGCTGTATTGgactcaaacaaacaaagaaccaAAGTCCCAGTAGTACTTCTACACTTAGGAGGAAATCTGGGATCAGCTTGGACGATCAAGAAGATGGATGTAATTGTTTTTTACGCCGTCAATGCAGGACGCCTTCAATAATAAATAACCAAAGAATAATTGACAATCTGCAGAAATGAGACTTGCCCTTCATTGCTTGGCAAAAAATGGGAGAGCGCTGCAACCAAATGTAACCACAAACGGATTTGAGAAAGACGCTTCTTCATATCAGGTAACGTGTTCATACATCAGATGTATATTCATCTTCATCTCCGGTAAAATGTTGCGTTGTTATCTCACAATAACAGGAACACTGACCAGCAGATACAGCTCTGATGCTCATTGTCATTATCCTCATGACCGTCATCATGCTCATGGTCCTCGTAGTCCTTACCTTCTGATCCTCCTCATGATCACCTGACCATGACAagatttctggatttttttgtcaaacagGGCGAACAGTGGATTTGCAGGCACCTGCTCAAATAGTCACATTGTCTTTGAAAACGGCTGTTGTGGCAGAGGATTAATAGATGCCAAACATATTCATTTTTTGACAGTGGGAAATCCATGTTGTTCTAGGCAACTTTTTACCCATTGATTTATTGTAGGGCTgtgaatagattttaaaaaccCTAATTAACCTCaaattttgaaattcattaattgtgATTAAGTTTCTTCTAAAGAGTAAATCTTATAAATtaacgagtaatcactttaggTAGGATGTATTTTAACTCTTgtgtaattgtattttaaacacacgtGATCATGTttggaggtggaacatgttaaACTAGCGACTTTTCCTGCTGTCCTTGCGCACTttgctctccatcatttgacgtgtTTTAAGTGCCAACAAcgtccccacatttagcaggacgtttcCAAACCACTGTTTAATGTAGGGGCACAGTGGTGGTCCTAGGgggcagatgttgagatggaagtagcctagcagctagcaacATGTTCCGGGCACATCAGTCCTGAAGTGGTCCGTTTACCACTGAGTTAAAATATTTGATCACATTCATCTCTGCTACAATAAGCATTTCCTTATTCTCACACGTCATCATTCATATAACGGAAAGCTCGTATCACAGCAGCTGCTTCTTCCTCAGTCTCCAAAAGTCTCTTTCAGCTAATCAGTGAAGGATGTAGTCTTTATTTACGGTGAGTGTTTCCATGGGGACAGATGATGTTATTGCCGGCTATGCAGCTGTAGGAAGTCGGGCAGGGCGGTGATCTGATCCGGGCCGGACCGGGCCAGACACCTGAGCGCCTGCAGCAGTAAAGGGGGTGGAGCCAAACCACGCAGCCACCTGAACACTTCATTTCCCAGCAGGCTTTGCCAGCGATGCGATTCGTCCTGCGGGCAGAACAGCGCTGGCGGTCCGggcaggaagagcagcaggaagtcGAGGCAGCGTTGTGCGCGGCGGCGCTCAGTGCCGTCGGAGGCGACGAGGCGCTGCAGCGCCGCGTCCGCGCCGCTGGGAAGCGCGCCgtgaaccagcagcagcagcaggcagtcGGGCCGCGACAGCTCCACAGCCAGCTGCACCGCCGTCTTCCCCGCGTCGGCTACGTGCGAGCAGCCGCCCCGGCAGTCCAGGAAGTCCTTCGCCGTCTGTACCTGAGCGTCCTTCAGAGTCGCCAGCATCATTCCCAGAATCGATACGCGGTCGTAGCGCACGGCAATGGCGAGATGCGGCGCACGGCCGCTGCCGCGGCAGAAGCTGCAGCGCGTCGGCCGCATGGCGCTCGCCGAATGCTCCTTTAGCAGGAAGCGCGCGTAGTCCTGGTGGTCGTGCACCAGCGCGTACAGCAGCGCCTCCGACGGAAGAAAGGCTCGAGGacctccgtcttcccagctgaaCACCTCCATGCAGCGcatgtcctccagcagccaCGCAGGAAGCCGCTGACGCACCGCGCAGTAAAAGGAGAAGGACGTCCGTTCACACTGACGCTGAGAGGGGGACGAAGACAGGAGGTCCACCTGAGATGAGAGGAGCCGCGGCATGAGGACACCCTGAGACACACCTGGAGTAAACAGGATGGACACATGGTTTTAAGAACACACATCGGAAGGGGACACTACACACACCTGGTCTGAAGGACACACACCTGGTCTGAAGgacacactacacacacctGGTCTGAAGgacacactacacacacctGGACTGAAGgacacactacacacacctGGTCTGAAGGAGACTTCCTCGTTCCGCAGAGTCACAGTCTCTCAGTCAAACCTCCGTCCTCATCTCTTTAACACTTTTATAGTTGCACCCccaccctctttctccctctatgTCTCcactctcgtctcctctccgcCGGCCCTCGAAACGTCCTGATCATCGTGCTGCTCCTCCCCCACCATCTCAGCTCCATGTGTGGATGTTTGTTTTTGGAATGgggcggaggtggagggggggggggagggatcgAGTGTCCCACATAGCGAACATAGCGGCCTTCAGAGGCTGAAAACAGTAAACAGGGTCACGTGACTGTTGTGATCCTGTCCAATGATCAATCAGTTTTCCTGATTAGTtaatgatcatttgaaaaaaaggtgaataaaaatgtatttcagaaTCACAAAGTTAAATAACAAAAGTTATTGGAATGAACGCAAATGTTCAAATTGATCATCAACAAGAGATTAGCAGCGCAGTACCGCTGTACTCGTACTAATATATACTTTAGTATGTTTTGAGGTAGTTGTCCTGTACTTTAGTTCATTCTTGAGGTACTTGTTCTCTACTTTTTGAGCTACTTTATACTTTGacctcatcatcttcatcatcatctgaagaagaagaacagcacCTCCTGCTGTTTACTGACTGAAACGTGATCTGTAAAAACCATGCTGGTCCAATCAGAACCCACTACTACTGCTAACATGAACGTGAAaagaatatttctgttttgtaaCATTTCCACAAATTCCCCTCTTCATCCATCATTTTTGAATAAAAGGTTCGGGCAGGCGTGCTGCTCGTGGACGTGTGACTATGGAATCCACTTACACATTTAGCCACAGCACCCGGAGAGCGAGAGCTGCTCCAACTAGCCTATCCTATATATAACTATCCGCGCTAGTCTTACATCTGCTGACATATTTGTCAAAGAAAGCAGACGGTAGACATTTTCTAAACTGCTTAAAAAATGCTCACTTCTGCTCACTTCAACGCAGTGAAGAATGCAGCCCTCCAGGTATCGATCTAGAGGACACATTAGATCCATCCTTTGCAGCCCAGCATATCCCATCATCCAGTGTAGGCCGTCGAagatttcatttattcatgacGGAGACTGTTCGTAAACtaactctagatttagtttagtgtgatcataaactaactctagatttagtttagtgtgatcgtaaactaactctagatttagtttagtgtgatcgtAAACtcactatacatttagtttagtgtgattataaactaactctagatttagtttagtgtgatcataaactaactctagatttagtttagtgtgatcataaactaactctagatttagtttagtcTAGATTTAGTTCAGTGTGATCATAAACtaactctagatttagtttagtgtgatcatAAACTaactagatttagtttagtgtgatcataaactaactctagatttagtttagtgtgatcatAAACTaactagatttagtttagtgtgatcgtAAACtcactatacatttagtttagtgtgatcatAAACTaactagatttagtttagtgtgattataaactaactctagatttagtttagtgtgatcattaactagatttagtttagtgtgattataaactaactctagatttagtttagtgtgatcgtAAACTaactagatttagtttagtgtgatcgtAAACTaactagatttagtttagtgtgatcgtAAACtcactatacatttagtttagtgtgattataaactaactctatatttagtttagtgtgatcatAAACTaactagatttagtttagtgtgatcataaactaactctagatttagtttagtgtggtcgtaaactaactctagatttagtttagtgtgatcgtAAACTTACTATACATTTCGTTTAGTGTGATCATAAACTAACTCTAGATTTAGTtaagtgtgattataaactaactctagatttagtttagtgtgattgtaaactaactctagatttagtttgatgtgattataaactaactctagatttagtttagtgtgatcatAAACTaactagatttagtttagtgtgatcgtAAACTTACTATACATTtcgtttagtgtgattataaactaaccctagatttagtttagtgtgatctTAAACTaactagatttagtttagtgtgattataaactaactctagatttagtttagtgtgattataaactaactctagatttagtttagtgtgatcatAAACTGactctagatttagtttagtgtgatcattaactagatttagtttagtgtgattataaactaactctagatttagtttagtgtgatcatAAACTAACTAGATTtcgtttagtgtgattataaactaactctagatttagtttagtgtgattataaactaactctagatttagtttagtgtgatcataaactaactctagatttagtttagtgtgatcgtAAACTTACTATACATTtcgtttagtgtgattataaactaactctagatttagtttagtgtgatcataaactaactctagatttagtttagtgtgatcatAAAAtaactctagatttagtttagtgtgattataaactaactctagatttagtttagtgtgatcatAAACTAACTCTCGTAAACTTACTATACATTtcgtttagtgtgattataaactaactctagatttagtttagtgtgattataaactaactagatttagtttagtgtgattgtaaactaactctagatttagtttagtgtgattataaactaactctagatttagtttagtgtgatcatAAACTAACTCTCGTAAACTTActatacatttcatttagtgttattataaactaactctagatttagtttagtgtgattataaactaactctagatttagtttagtgtgattataaactaactctagatttagtttagtgtgatcatAAACTAACTCTCGTAAACTTACTATACATTTCGTTTAGTGTTATTATAAACtaactctagatttagtttagtgtgattgtaaactaactctagatttagtttagtgtgattataaactaactctagatttagtttagtgtgatcatAAACTAACTCTCGTAAACTTACTATACATTtcgtttagtgtgattataaactaactctagatttagtttagtgtgatcgtaaactaactctagatttagtttaTTGTGATCATAAACTAACTCTagatttagttgtgttttagaGAGCAGAAGGACGCTGAAGGAGAACAATGtttgtggtgacattcagcttcTGTAGCTTGGACAAATTCTATAATATCTTAAATTAGCTTGTAtatgcaaaaaaagaataaaaagtctgtgcatacaagttaataaatgtgttagatGCTGTGGTTTTATTCTCTGACTTGCAATATTACTTTCAGCTTAAAGTTCACCGCTGTGCTATTTGATAAgaatttaaaaatgttcttctctcagctctCTCTAAAATATATCAGAAGCTGAAGCATTTcctcctaaattaaatgaaataagaagatgATCATTTCAGTCTGTATTTAATGCGTTTTGCGGATTTTAAAGCTTTCActgtcaagcgcagcaggttgctaggcaacgggagcagcggaggaacagctgatgaCACACGCAGGAAGCCCGTGTAGGCCAGACCCTCTTCTTTCAGGGAC belongs to Gasterosteus aculeatus chromosome 15, fGasAcu3.hap1.1, whole genome shotgun sequence and includes:
- the ankrd9 gene encoding ankyrin repeat domain-containing protein 9, which gives rise to MPRLLSSQVDLLSSSPSQRQCERTSFSFYCAVRQRLPAWLLEDMRCMEVFSWEDGGPRAFLPSEALLYALVHDHQDYARFLLKEHSASAMRPTRCSFCRGSGRAPHLAIAVRYDRVSILGMMLATLKDAQVQTAKDFLDCRGGCSHVADAGKTAVQLAVELSRPDCLLLLLVHGALPSGADAALQRLVASDGTERRRAQRCLDFLLLFLPGPPALFCPQDESHRWQSLLGNEVFRWLRGLAPPPLLLQALRCLARSGPDQITALPDFLQLHSRQ